The DNA window GGGTTCCGGGGCGTCGTGATCGTGAACAAGATCGAGCACCTCCGGGTGGAGGGCACGCGGATCGTCTGCGGGGCCGGAGCGGACCTGGGCGAGGTCGTCGAAGCCGCGCGGGAGCACGCGCTCTCGGGCATGGAGTTCGCGATCGACATCCCCGGCACGGTCGGGGGCGCGGTCCGCGGCAACGCCGGCGCGTTCGGACGTTCCGTGGCGGACGTGCTCACTCGGATCCGTCTCCTCGAAGGGACCGAGCTCGTCGACCGCGTGCCGGCCGACCTCGGCTTCGCCTACCGGCACAGCAATCTCAAGGAGAACACCCACATCGTGGTCGAGACCGAGTTCTCGCTGAAGCCGGGCGACCGCGCCGAGATGGACCGCATCATGGGCCAGCACGCCGCCCAGCGCGCGCGCCGCGAGGAGAAGGGTCTCCACACCGCGGGCTGCTTCTTCAAGAACCCCGTGCTCCCGGACGGCTCCAAGATCGCGGCGGGGCAGCTGCTCGAGGCCGCGGGCGCCAAGGAGATCCGCGACGGCGGCGCCGGCGTGCACGCCTTCCACGCCAACTACATCGTGAACAAGACCGGCGCTTCCGCGCACGAGATCCTCCGCGTCGCGCGCGAGATGAAGCGCCGGGTCCAGGAAGCCAACGGCATCACGCTCGAGGAAGAGGTGATGGTGGTGATGGACCCGCCGAAGAAGGAGTCGGTGTAGGTCACCTCGCGGTCGCCGTGCAAAGGCTCCTCCTTGTCTTGACGTCCTGCCTGGGAATTCTCTCCGCCGCGTCCTGCCTCAGGGCGCAGGATCCGATCTCCCGACCTCCCGCGGAATCTCCGGACATCACGGGCACGGTCACCTCGGTCACGAACCGAACCCTGCGAGTCGAGGTGAACCCGGACGAGCCTTCCGGTTCCGCCAAGGCGCTGGTCACGATCCCGGCCGGGATCATCGTGACCGACCGTCACGGCCACGTGTATGATTTGGAACGAGTGCGCGCGGGTTCGATCGTGAGCGTCTGGTTCACGGGTCCAGTGGCGGAGTCCTATCCGGTTCAGGCCAGGGCGGGCGCGGTGGTTCTAGAGGAGGGACGATGACACGCTGGTGGCTCCCGTGTTCCGCGATCGGCATCCTGGTGCTCTCGTCCGCCGCATCGCTGGCCGCCCCGTCCGCACGCGTGTCCAAGCTCGGCTGGATGTCGGGCTGCTGGGAGGCCCGGTCATCGCGTCGTCTCGTCGAGGAGCAGTGGATGGTGCCGCGCGGCGGGTTGATGCTCGGGATGAGCCGCACGGTCCGCGGCGACACGCTCGTCGAGTACGAGGTGGTCCGGATGGAGGAGCGCGGCGA is part of the Candidatus Eisenbacteria bacterium genome and encodes:
- the murB gene encoding UDP-N-acetylmuramate dehydrogenase, with protein sequence MSFDTLTAAPTELLLRKNAPIAPYTTFGIGGPADVLAEVYTETALQQVVREAVQSGMRWLLIGGGSNLLVGDTGFRGVVIVNKIEHLRVEGTRIVCGAGADLGEVVEAAREHALSGMEFAIDIPGTVGGAVRGNAGAFGRSVADVLTRIRLLEGTELVDRVPADLGFAYRHSNLKENTHIVVETEFSLKPGDRAEMDRIMGQHAAQRARREEKGLHTAGCFFKNPVLPDGSKIAAGQLLEAAGAKEIRDGGAGVHAFHANYIVNKTGASAHEILRVAREMKRRVQEANGITLEEEVMVVMDPPKKESV
- a CDS encoding DUF6265 family protein; this translates as MTRWWLPCSAIGILVLSSAASLAAPSARVSKLGWMSGCWEARSSRRLVEEQWMVPRGGLMLGMSRTVRGDTLVEYEVVRMEERGDSLFYVANPVRQSQAQFLATSSTDSSVVFENPHHDFPKKISYHRTHPDSVVARVEGELSGRNRVLEFRYTRVPCAPR